The sequence below is a genomic window from Ipomoea triloba cultivar NCNSP0323 chromosome 10, ASM357664v1.
TTGCCAAAATTGTAATTGGTTGCGTCATTGGAAAGACAATTTTATCCTCATCAATTCAACAACAATAAatccatttaaaatttcaagcgATTTCTTGTCGACAATTTGGCCAAATGGACTGgaattgaaaaaaaagaaaaagttgtgaactaaaattgaaaacttttaaactCGTGGACCCAAATTAAAAGTATCCAAAAATTATAGGACTAAAAGTaacattttctttatttttccaaagAATTAGAATTACtaaaagtggaggaaaatgaaattatgctttgtttggttcattaaaactttttttataTGAACTTGAATTCCATCAACATTTCATGGCATTTGGGAATTAAGTTCATCCTAGAATAACCATACCCTCATATGACTTTAACAACTgacaagttttttattttacttctttaattttGAAACACTTTAACAATGGACtgagtctttttattttctttaaattttaaaacactttAACAACAAACAAgtccttttaattattttttttttaagtgtcaACGGACTTTGCTAATTTTATGAGTGGATATCCACTAGATGGTGTGAATTGAGTAACTTTGCATTGTCACCCTAACTGACAAAGTACCACAATGGGGTAAAAGAAAGCTATATATTGCTCTTATAATTGATCtgttcaaactaagaagatcAATAAATCAGTCTAAACTAAGAAGATTGGTAGGTTATTTTGGTtaagagtcgaacttgtaacttgTAATTACTAATTCAACAATCTGACCAATTGCGATGAAATTGCCCGAGCAACATATACTAATCAGTACATTACATGGATTAGAATGTAgaatccaaaaaaaaacataaaaataaaagttgagaCGCCGCCATGCGTTGCATGGATCACTGGGTACATATATAGATCAGATTTTACCATGAGAGACCGCGATAATAATAGCGTAGATTGCAATGAATATCATAGTGTGAGTGAACATAGCCTTGCGATTGGTCTTCATGCTTCTGAACTCAAACTTTCGATCGTTTCCCGGCCACTGGAAAATCAGACCCGGTTGCAGCAGAACAAAGAGCACCGCTCCGATTACCATCGGTGACCATTCACGCATGAATTCTTTGTCTGCATCTGTACATTgccaatatacaattatatccGATCCATTTAACTTGAGTAAACATGGAAAACCCACAACCCTATTGAGAGTGTGCACTGGTTAAAATTGCTCTGTGATTCTAATTGGTAAAGGATAAATAAATTTGAGTTGTCTATAGTTGACTAGATCAAATTAAGAAGATTAATATGTCTACTAATAGTAGTCACACTTTGAaatcttgtgattatcaagtcaataCCCTAACTAATAGGCCGGGGTTGCTCCCAACTACATCCACATATATAACTTAACAGCAAAAGagaacactagtacaaaaaaacaCACCCGCTACACCTATAAAAGAGTTTCCGCTACACTATAGTGATGTAGCAGATTGAGGTGACTGTGAAAGTATAGGCTTTTCGCGACACCGTATAGAGTATAGTACCTAACAAATATCTTGAGTGTAGGTAAGTACCCAACAAATATCTGAATTTATTCCCAGTTTTAGAAAAAAAGTGTAAGCACTCAAACCCTATTTCACTGAAACATATCCCGCAATTTACCTCCTCTTATTCAACCCAACCGGCATTGAGACCGGGACCATTAGGTTTGGGattcaaaattaaaaggaagtgtgtgattattaatatatatatatatatgtagttacCGCAGTTTTGAGAGAGGGGTTGGACTATGGAATCAGTCATCTCAGCACGATCCTTGATCCTGTCCGCAGATTCAAGAATTGCAGTGGAACTCTGATCCGGTGCCGGTGGCGTAGTCTTAGTGGGCGGTGCCGGTGATGAACTAAACTCTGGGGTCTCCGTCTCACTTTTATCCTCGGAATTGTCGTTGTCGAATTGTCTACGCGAAGGTTTAATTGGCTTCTCTGGCCTGAAGTTATCATCGGCACCGGCTTGAGATGCCCATGCCCCAAACAGGAAAAGGGCTGCAACAACACCCAATCTCAAATCAAAACTAAGGGCCATATATAGAAGATATATActtaattactatatatatgatgatatggAAGAATGagtgatgtatatatatgtgttttgattaatgagtaCGATGAGAATGCTCTCGATGTGATAGCTTTTTATAGGGAAAAGCTTGCCAACAAAGCAAGCCAAGTTGCACAATAATAGACCAACgacctttttttttcaataataagaATTTTAACTAGTTGACTACAATGTCAACTTAATTAATAGTACTTCTATTATGTTATTTAGTTAAACTTCTTAAAACAATATTAACATGGATGAGTTTCATGTGAGACCACGAATCCTTATCAGCTACCAGACGAGTCGAGTTAAGATGGAAATATAATGTTTATgcggaaaaatgtaatactaatcaaaaataaattatctgttacttataatggaaattgtaatacttttgaagcaaaaaataataatattttaagtcCAAATGTCATATTTTAGGGTTGAACAGTTATAaggaaaattataatatatatactaattaggataaattgattgattgttacttatgaaAGACTAAACCACATCTCACAGATAAAGATTCGTGAAACGATctcattgaaaattaaattttacttttaataattaatactatagaaatataaataaataaataaacaaatatatatatatattataaatccATTATTAGTTATAGCGTTGATCATAATAATAAACCTATAATCTCAACAATCAGTATTAGAAAAGCAGGTCAGATGCGTTTAAAACCAATATGGTATTGttttttaacgaggttttctcctcgtCCTGTGACTCTAGTAGCCAAAGaaccacaaagaggtaaaccaatAAGGTATTGGTGGCTATAAAAGTTGAAGGACAGAGAGGCAATTATAAACATTAGCTTGCAGCTTTAACAGTAAGGCCTTCTCCAAGTAAACGGTTGACGTGGTCAGTTGACAGCATTAGGTGCACAATAAATCAGTAATGTCCTATTTTCATCTACCTCACCATGGGATACCATTTTTATTGGTTTTTTTCTGGTTTGACTGTTAAATCTGTGGCTCAAATTTCTCTCGTCTTAATTCACTTTATTCCGATTGGTGTTTTATAAGTCGATTCGTGAGTTAGTGTAAGAAAGTATAAAAtgttaaaacaaataattttgactaatatcaataaaaaaaatggatcaatttttgttactaaatttataggtgtaatttcatttatagtctcttttttttcatcattttttttgtcgTAGTATTATTGTGAATAATACTTttggaatatattttataaataatttaatacttttatacTTAATAAATATCTTTCGAATCCATATATTGGTCTTAATTATATTGTaagtgtaaataaaattttagaagtaattgacattgaaattttggtgaataaatttgtatttaaatatgcacgaaaatgttacttttaaattaaattttgaaattaatttttatctttcttgaATTTTGATGCGTTATatttagacaattttttttttttacttttgtcgtagaatataataacttaaaatCTATATCGATTTGGACTAAATTACCttagttataaaatttttctagatcttctagacttctatctttatatttcataagtattttttaattacgtttcttattattataaatagatATCTCATTGTATTATTGTAGCGaaatctaaatattaaaaaaaatctcttttttCCTATGTTCTTGTCTATCTTTGTGTTTCTcattttactctattatatttagtttgcaagtttactatattatatttagattgcatctcgaaacaaaaataataaaggtCCCAATTGAACTATTAGATAggacctttaatttatttttaatggaacGGCTCTAAAGATCCACAATGTAAAGTGAACCTTAGTCCATAGCATAATCTGCGAGAGATATCAATACAAACCTACTTGgcacatatataaatttttattaaaaaacaaaagaaattatatatgattCATTATTTTCCTTGAAGAAAATGCTGCAAAAATTTAAGTAACATCAAGCATTCAAGCTTGCCGCGTAGAATGCGACAGAAATATTCACCATTTAGTCCTCTCATCGACGACTTATAGTCTGATCTACGGAAGTCTTCGCCCATAATTCTCTTGCAATTGGTTCATGCAACTTGTTGCTATTAATACGTACTGCTGCTTGGCTGAGTTGGCTGTATAAAGTACTATAACAAAAGTGGAGTGCTAccttaattttcaaaagttGAACCCTAGtaacttatatatttatatcctCCCTCtattgtattttatgtgtttaatttgtttaaccAGACTTGATTGACGTTACTTTTAATTCAACATTTTATAACGTTAAGTTTAATATTAcaataaaaaacatatatttaaaaataatattaaaagtactaaaaATATGTAAACAATGATTTGAcgaataaatagtaaaaatatcaggtaaatggaacagataaaatagtaaataagattTTTAACCAAGACTTGACTGCAACGTCATTTTAATGATCTCAGGtatagtaatattaatattCTAATTCTTTTTCTCTATCATACCTATTACACGTTCAAATCTCATTACCACTATTAAACACAAGATTCGCCATGGCAACATCAGTTGATACGCgtaaaaaacaaaagtaattagGGTGTTTAATTAGTGgtaattaattgttaattactattataattagGGAATGTTAGAATGGTTAGACAAGTGTACGTATATATCAGTATATCACCTCTTGTACTGTAAAGATTATAACCAGACAATATCCTCACGGGCTTAGTTCAATAGTTTAGTAAGCAGTATTTGAAAGAAGAAACCAAGGTCCGAACCAGAATTTAGGTGCAATTATTGGTGATTCAACCTTGTGATTCATTCACAAATTAGCCAAAATCTTATAAAACGACTGGTAGATTATTCGGCTCCATTAACCGATCGATAGTGTTGATGAGTACAATAGATGGATTAAAATGTAGAGATCATagaacataaaaataataaaaattgagaaataAGAACGTTATGTCAAATTGCTTCCAATTCGGTTGCATGCATGCAGAAGAAGAAGCCATGCAAGTATGAGGATAATTCATCAGAGGCGATGATGATAATAGAGCGACACTGCGATTATGACCGCTAACCAGCCCCCCAAAGCTCCGTGATTTCCATCTGCACATTGCCGGCGGTATATGTTagtcatctatatatataaccagGTTTCACATGAGAACACCTTGCCAGGTGAGATcagtaaacaaatataatatgtCCAATTATATCAAAGActgaaaatcaatgaaaaagaaaaaaaaaatcatatttttgtaGTTTTATGTAATCACGATTGTGCATTTAGAAATATTTTGACTGTACACACAAAGCATTACCTGATTCTCATCACCTCTCTTCTCCTATCAAAAGAGTTTCTAAATGCACTTTCACAGTTAATGTTGTTAAAATTTCCATGTCTACATGCACAATCAAGCATTCTCAAATGCACAATTTAATCATATTTGTCCGCTATGCAGATGttcttatttgattatatatatatagagtgtagggttccagtgagaccacttgcttaggtaagatcgtgagatcacatcttgtgcatcaatttaatactttttaatggtctagattgattgacacacacttcgttcacacacatttaatcaccgttcgcacacacttcaacttggaatcttaatcaatctagaccattaaaaaattgagatcaaatcttgtacatcactgttcgcacacatttaatcaacctttgcacacatttaatcaccgtccgcacacacttaatcaccattcacacacattttattaccgttcgcacgCACTTCTAACTTaacatcttaaatcaatctagaccattaaattattagatggatgcacaagatctgatctcacgatcttacctaaacaagtgatctcatatgatcctaactctctctctctctctatatatatatatatatatatatatatatatatatatatatagggtcccGTTCTTGTGAGAATGTACACCTCTTAAGAACATTTGAACatgttagatatatttaatcaaatatatctatgtatttaattgagagAAAGAGGGGAAAGGACGAAGGAATATAGCTAGGAAACTTTTCTGAATTTTGCTTTGCTTTTTATTTCTTCACACCATTTCCGTAAtacaacacacatatatatagcaaaTGAAGATCAGACATTGCTCActaattatacattattttatgctATATCTATTCCACTCACCTAAATCACTCCACTACACAAcatataataattcattcaccTAACCCACTAATATTATTCTTATACTAATTATGTGCACTAATGTCAT
It includes:
- the LOC116032290 gene encoding uncharacterized protein LOC116032290 codes for the protein MALSFDLRLGVVAALFLFGAWASQAGADDNFRPEKPIKPSRRQFDNDNSEDKSETETPEFSSSPAPPTKTTPPAPDQSSTAILESADRIKDRAEMTDSIVQPLSQNCDADKEFMREWSPMVIGAVLFVLLQPGLIFQWPGNDRKFEFRSMKTNRKAMFTHTMIFIAIYAIIIAVSHGKI